The Budorcas taxicolor isolate Tak-1 chromosome 18, Takin1.1, whole genome shotgun sequence genome window below encodes:
- the CAPNS2 gene encoding calpain small subunit 2 yields MFLAKALLEGANQGLGQALGGLLGGGDQRRGGGNIGGIVGGIVNFISEAAAAQYTPEPPPTQQHFTNVEANESEEVRRFRQQFVQLAGPDMEVGATDLMNILNKVLSKHKDLKSDGFSLDTCRSIVSVMDSDTTGKLGFEEFKYLWNNIKKWQCVYKQYDRDQSGFLGSSQLRGALQVAGFQLNEQLYQMIVRRYTEEDGSMDFNNFISCLVRLDAMFRAFKSLDRDADGLIQVSIQEWLQLTMYS; encoded by the coding sequence ATGTTTCTTGCAAAGGCTCTATTGGAAGGAGCAAATCAAGGTCTTGGACAAGCCCTTGGAGGCCTTCTTGGAGGAGGCGatcagagaagaggaggagggaatatTGGAGGGATAGTTGGAGGAATTGTGAATTTTATCAGTGAAGCTGCGGCTGCTCAGTATACCCCAGAACCACCACCTACTCAGCAACATTTCACCAACGTGGAGGCCAATGAAAGTGAGGAGGTTAGGCGTTTTCGGCAACAGTTTGTTCAGCTGGCTGGACCAGACATGGAGGTGGGTGCCACTGACCTAATGAATATTCTCAACAAAGTCCTTTCTAAGCACAAGGATCTGAAGTCTGACGGCTTTAGTCTTGACACCTGCCGGAGCATTGTATCTGTCATGGACAGTGACACGACTGGGAAGCTGGGCTTTGAAGAATTTAAGTATCTCTGGAACAACATCAAGAAATGGCAGTGTGTTTACAAGCAGTATGACAGGGACCAATCTGGATTTTTGGGAAGTTCTCAGCTTCGAGGGGCTCTGCAGGTAGCAGGCTTCCAGCTAAATGAACAACTTTACCAAATGATTGTCCGCCGATACACCGAAGAGGATGGAAGTATGGACTTTAACAACTTCATCAGCTGCCTGGTTCGCCTGGATGCCATGTTCCGTGCCTTCAAATCCCTGGATAGAGATGCAGATGGCCTGATTCAGGTTTCTATCCAAGAGTGGCTGCAGCTGACCATGTATTCCTGA